DNA from Malus sylvestris chromosome 11, drMalSylv7.2, whole genome shotgun sequence:
TTATAATTTGTAGCAAGTCTGCAATTTTTTATTACGGCACTGGAAAAAGTTTATGTTTCCTTAGTTCGTTTTGCCACAAGCCTCCCTGGTTTCTCAATTGAAACCCATAACAGAAAGCATTTAACCCATGTTTTATATCCCCTAGGTATGCCAGTGCATTAGAGTTTGTCTTTGAAGGTTGAAATGAGATGCAATGCATGTTGGCGAGAACTGGAAGGGCGAGCTGTTTCCACCACCTGTGGCCACCTTTTGTGTATCCTACGGAGAGGAAAATTTTGCGTTAACATTCGTGTAAATTAACTTTCTTGTGGAAATAGGGTTGATTGGTATATATGAATATAAATTTCCTTAACAGTTTGAAAAGGCACAGAGGATGCGGGCAAGATCCTTGGCAGTGATGGAGCGTGTCCCGTTTGTGATCAAGTGCTCTCTAAGAGGTAAGTGCCTCTAATGATCTTAGAATGTTAGCATTTTCTGGGAATCTGTATTCTTCTAGCCTTGCAATTAAGTGTGCAGGTGCACTATGCATACATGAACATAAATGAGAGGGTGTCATCTTTTATTACTAATAAGTAATATGAGAGTAACTACAGATATGCGCTGTATGGGATAACTGCCGAATACCAAATTTAGTCTGTTTCTGGCATCAATGGTTGCTGCAGAATTCTTTTTCGTGCAGCAACCAGTAAAACCATAACATGACAGTTCCTGCCACCAATTAAACTTTGTGTTTTGAATAGAAGCACTGTGGCAAACTTATTTCCTACTTACATGTAGCATCGTGCCCATCTCATTTTGCTTTCCTCTTGGCAGTCATATGAAAGCTTTTGATATCAATCCAAATGATGAATGGATAAATGTAAGCAAGTACTCACTGACTAGACCTAGCTTGTCttcatattttatattacttttcCTTTTGCGTTTGTAGCTTCTGTATCCTTTTGATAATGATCGGAAGATATTCTGTTTCAGATGGCCATGATTGGAGTGTCTCCACAGATATGTATCCTTTTCTATTTTCTCTGCAATCTAATAATCTGATACGGTGATTGGTGCATTTCTTATGAGGGAGTGACGAAACTAGATTAGGTTTTTATTGCATTGTATTCAATGTTTTATAAAGGGCAGGACATCTTTCCCTTGACAGTATTCCTAGTAATGAAGAGTGCACACAAAAGTGTCATGTTCTACATTGGCCAAAGGGAATTGGAAATGCAGTGCAAGATGAACAGAATGCAAGCTCAGTATCGGCAGAAATTTGAAGCAATGCAAGAAAAGTTTGGTGAGAAAATGGAACAGTTGCATGCTGCATACCAGAAAATGGCAAAGAGGTGCCAAACAATGGCGCAAGAAATTGAGAGCTTGTCCAAGGATAAGCAGGAGCTGCAGGAGAAGTTTTCAGAGAAATCCAGGTCTTGTTTTCATACCTACTGATACTAATTCCTGAGGCATATAGTCCCGTTATTGGGTCCCTCGTATAATGATTTTCTCTATTTATATACCAGACAGAAGAGAAAATTAGATGAAATGTATGATCAATTGAGGAGTGAGTACGATTCAGTTAAACGATCTGCCATCCAACCGTCGACCAATTTCTTTTCAAGAAATGAACCGGATATTTTCTCAAACCAAGCTAACATTATGATGGAAAACAGAGAAGCTGTTAGAAGAGGTAACTCTTTTCCTTCTAATGTTGCAGAAATAAATTTGTAAAGCAGTAAATAAAAACCATATGCTAACTTTTCATTTCGATAAACCTCCCAAGTTCTGGACGTTTGATGCTATAACGTGACTGATCTGAACATAATagctttattttttaatcttttgtctcaaatatttccaaatccAGTTGACTTATTTCTTGCAGATTGGTCCGTTCTTACTCCTGAAACTCCAGGGCCGAAGGAGGATATATGGCCAGCGAGACAGAATAGTTCAAACTCCGGCGGTCCTTTTGACATCTCGCTTGGCTCACCAGCAAAACAAGCTGCTATTCCAGTTGATGCTGGGAGCAGAAGGGCTGGTGCTCACCCTATGTTTGGAACCGGAGCTAGCAACCCCGCAATGACTTTACGGAACATGATACTCTCCCCAATAAAGAGGCCTCAGCTCTCCCGCCGTCCCCAGATGTTCACGTA
Protein-coding regions in this window:
- the LOC126590020 gene encoding E3 ubiquitin-protein ligase CCNB1IP1 homolog isoform X2 gives rise to the protein MRCNACWRELEGRAVSTTCGHLLCTEDAGKILGSDGACPVCDQVLSKSHMKAFDINPNDEWINMAMIGVSPQILMKSAHKSVMFYIGQRELEMQCKMNRMQAQYRQKFEAMQEKFGEKMEQLHAAYQKMAKRCQTMAQEIESLSKDKQELQEKFSEKSRQKRKLDEMYDQLRSEYDSVKRSAIQPSTNFFSRNEPDIFSNQANIMMENREAVRRDWSVLTPETPGPKEDIWPARQNSSNSGGPFDISLGSPAKQAAIPVDAGSRRAGAHPMFGTGASNPAMTLRNMILSPIKRPQLSRRPQMFT
- the LOC126590020 gene encoding E3 ubiquitin-protein ligase CCNB1IP1 homolog isoform X4, translating into MRCNACWRELEGRAVSTTCGHLLCTEDAGKILGSDGACPVCDQVLSKSHMKAFDINPNDEWINMAMIGVSPQILMKSAHKSVMFYIGQRELEMQCKMNRMQAQYRQKFEAMQEKFGEKMEQLHAAYQKMAKRCQTMAQEIESLSKDKQELQEKFSEKSRQKRKLDEMYDQLRSEYDSVKRSAIQPSTNFFSRNEPDIFSNQANIMMENREAVRRGPKEDIWPARQNSSNSGGPFDISLGSPAKQAAIPVDAGSRRAGAHPMFGTGASNPAMTLRNMILSPIKRPQLSRRPQMFT
- the LOC126590020 gene encoding E3 ubiquitin-protein ligase CCNB1IP1 homolog isoform X3, whose product is MRCNACWRELEGRAVSTTCGHLLCTEDAGKILGSDGACPVCDQVLSKSHMKAFDINPNDEWINMAMIGVSPQILMKSAHKSVMFYIGQRELEMQCKMNRMQAQYRQKFEAMQEKFGEKMEQLHAAYQKMAKRCQTMAQEIESLSKDKQELQEKFSEKSRQKRKLDEMYDQLRSEYDSVKRSAIQPSTNFFSRNEPDIFSNQANIMMENREAVRRGPKEDIWPARQNSSNSGGPFDISLGSPAKQAAIPVDAGSRRAGAHPMFGTGASNPAMTLRNMILSPIKRPQLSRRPQMFTF
- the LOC126590020 gene encoding E3 ubiquitin-protein ligase CCNB1IP1 homolog isoform X1, whose product is MRCNACWRELEGRAVSTTCGHLLCTEDAGKILGSDGACPVCDQVLSKSHMKAFDINPNDEWINMAMIGVSPQILMKSAHKSVMFYIGQRELEMQCKMNRMQAQYRQKFEAMQEKFGEKMEQLHAAYQKMAKRCQTMAQEIESLSKDKQELQEKFSEKSRQKRKLDEMYDQLRSEYDSVKRSAIQPSTNFFSRNEPDIFSNQANIMMENREAVRRDWSVLTPETPGPKEDIWPARQNSSNSGGPFDISLGSPAKQAAIPVDAGSRRAGAHPMFGTGASNPAMTLRNMILSPIKRPQLSRRPQMFTF